A segment of the uncultured Desulfobulbus sp. genome:
TGCGTGAGAGTGAATTCCGGTTCCGGTCCTTTTTCAACACTAACCCTGAGGGTATCCTGCTCATCAGTTTTCGCGGCACTATTTTGGATGTCAACCGGGCATTCTTGCGTGAAAGTGGCTATGGCCATGGGGAAATGGCCCAGAAACACTTCAGGAAATTTGTCCCTACCGAGGACCAGACCCGGATCGTCGATGCCATCCTGGCCTTTAAGTCGGGGATAGCCAAGGATCAGCCAATCCGGTTTTCCTACAAAAAAAAGGACGGCGCCCTCGTGCCGGTGATGGCCAAGGGCTGGCTGGTGGTCGACGAAAAGAGCAACCCGCTTTATATCGGCGTGTTCATACACAATATGAGCAAGGAACTGGCCTTGGCCGCAGAGAAGTCCGCCTTGGAAAAACAGGTCATCCAGGCCCAGAGAAGTGAGGCCATCGGTACGCTGGCTGGAGGAATTGCCCATGATTTCAACAATATTTTGGGAGGGATCATCGGCTACACCGAGTTGTCAATCCACTGTGGAGCCCCCTCCATGGATGCCAAAATCCGTGAATATATGCAAAGGGTGCTCGAGGGCGGCAACCGGGCCAAAGATTTGGTCCAGCAGATCCTTCGCTTCAGCCGTCATTCGGCCACGATCATGGAGCCGATTAATCTCACGCCTGTGATCAAGGAATCGATGCAACTCATGCGCTCGACCCTGCCAAGCACGATTACTATCCACCACCAGTTTCAGCAGGACTCGGACCGAATTCTCGGGGACCCCACCCAGATCCATCAGGTGGTGATGAATCTCGCCACCAACGCGCTCCACGCCATGCGGGAAAGAGGGGGCGTGCTGAGCATCAGCCTCAGCAACGTCTTTCTCGATGCCCCGCGCCATTTTCTGTCCATGTCCATCGAACCAGGCGATTACCTGCACCTGCACGTCAGCGATACCGGTTGCGGCATGCCGCCAAACGTGGTTGAGCGGATTTTTGAACCCTATTTCACCACCAAAAAAATTGACGAGGGTACGGGCTTGGGCATGGCTGTTGTTCTGGGTATAATAAAGAGCCATGATGGGTTGATTGAGGTCGAGTCGGCTGTGGGCAAGGGGACTCGGTTCGATATCTATCTGCCTTTGACCGCGGAAGAAACAGCCGCAAAGGAGAACGTGTTCTCTTCCTTCCCCATGGGGCAGGGCCAGCGGGTACTGCTCGTCGATGACGAGCATTTGTTTCGGGAAGTTATCAAGGAAAGTTTACAGCTTTTGGGTTACGAGGTGACGGCCTGTTCAAGCAGTCTCTATGCCCTGGAGGTGTTCACATCCGCACCTCACGACTATGATCTGCTGCTCACCGATCAAACCATGCCGGAAATGACAGGCGTACAACTCATCCAGAAAATTAGGCGGTTGACCAAGCATCTGCCGATTATCCTTTGCACCGGCTATAGTGAGGTCGTCAGCGAGCAGACTGCAGTCCATTATGGCATCAGCCACTTCCTCATGAAGCCGGTCAATACCAGTGACCTGGCCCAAGCACTGGCCACGGTGTTGGCCAAAGGGGACGCATAATCGCCTTGTTTGCTCTTCTCGCCAAAAACTCGACAATGTCGGTTCGATCTTCGTAACGTGCTGATTGCACAACACGCTATTTTCAGGATTTTAACTTTTAACAAGGCCATCACGTTTGAGTCTTCTTCTGCAGACGGAGAGTTGCTATGCAACAATACCCGATTTTAACCGACTTCATCCATTTTGATAAGCTGCAGTCCGTGTTGAAAAAGCTCTGTGCCTTTGTGAAGATGGGGTGTTGTATCGTCGCTCCGGATGGCAGAATACTCGTTGAAGAAGGTTGGGAGTGTCTTTGTACAGAAGATCGGAATGGTAAACAATCGACCGATTCCAGGCAATGCATCCATAGAGAGCGCTTTTGGGCAGGCAATGAGGAAACCGGATTTGAGAAGCAGGTGTTGGTTTGCAAGAATGGTTTCACTACTCTCGGGGCGCCAATTCACATCGAAGGACTGCATATTGCCAGTATTGTCCTTGGACCATTCCTCCAGGAATCATCGATGCATGACCTTTCCGAGCCTTTACCCGCCTTAGATCAGGAAAGCAATGCAAGCCCAGCTTTGTCTCTATCTGGGGTTTCTCAAGAGCGGATACAGCGCATAATCGATCACTTGGATATTTTCGTCGAGCTCATTGCAGAAATGGGCCGCAATCAGTTGGTTGAGACGAGAACTGGTGCGGCTCTCAAGAAGAGCGAGCAACGCTATCGGAACCTCATTGACTCGCTGCCCCAGATGGTGTTCGAAACAGACCGAGAGGGGCGGATTGTCTTTGTCAATCAATCGGCACGGGAAATACTCGGCCTTCCCGAAGATATCCTGGGCCAGGACATTGACATAACCTGCTTTATCCCAGACAACGAGCACGAACGCCTTATTGACCATTGCAGCCGTATCCTCAACGGCGAGATTCTCCCCTCGATCGAGTGCGTGTTTCGTCGGGGCAACGGCGACCTCTTCCCGGTCCTGCTCTATGGTCAGCCCATTGAAGAAAATGGCGGAGGTGTAAGTGGCGTGCGTGGCGTTCTCTTTGACATGAGCGCACACCGGCAGACAGAGTTGGAACTTTTGCAAAGCCAACTGCGATACAAGGCTCTGTTTGAAAAGTCGCAGGACGCGCTGCTGCTTATGGAAGAGGGGAAGATCGTCGATTGCAACATCAAGGCCACTGAGCTCTTCCACAAATCCCGTGGTGAGCTTGTCGGATTCTCTCTCCCGTTGTTGGCTGATTCTCTGGAGCTAACAGATCAAGATCAGGGAGCAAAGAATCTCGATACGCTTCTTTGCGACAACGAGCCGGAAGCTAATTGCATGGAATGGAGGTTTACCCTCGCGGGTGGAGAGCAGATTGAGACTGAAGTTGAAGTGAACAGGGTCGATCTGCCTGGCCGCACTTTCATACAAATAACGCTGCACGACATCACCAAGCGCAATCAGGAAAAGAGAAGACTGGAAACGCGGGAATCGGCATGGAGGGCCCTTTTCCAGCATGCACCCTTTGGCATCGCTGTCAATCGGCTCGCTGACGGCGTATACCTCGATGTCAATCCTGCCTTGGTCAAACAATCGGGAAGGAGTATTGCGGAAATTCTTGGCAAATCATCGTATGACTCTCTTCCGCAGTCGCAGCGTCCGGTAGCCGAGGAGGTTGCCCAAATTCTTTTGGAACAAGGGTTTACAGGCATTCAGGAAACAGACGTCTTAAAGCCAGACGGATCCACCAGAAGCGTTCTCTATTCTGCAGCAACCTTCAAATCCGGTGACCAGGTCAATGTTGTCAGCATGGTCATCGACATAACCGAACGCAAGGAGATGGAGCGGCGGCTGCGGCAGAGCGAGGCCCGGATGCAAAGCCTGTATCACGCGGTACCGGTTGGCCTGGCTGTCTTGAAGGACCGGATTATTCTTTCCGTTAACGAACGCCTTGCTGAAATCACCGGCTACCCTATGGATACATTGCTCGGTCATTCCTCCCGATCGCTGTATTTCAGCGACAGGGATTTTGAGGCCGTCGGCAAGGCCCTCTATCGTGCACAGGACAGCCGAGGCAGAGGATATATAGAGACCAGATTCAGACACAAGGACGGATCGGCGCGGTATATTTCCCTTTTCGCGGCCCCTCTCGAGCCGGACAACCCGGGAGAGGGCGCGGTGGTGGCAGTGCAGGACATCACCGAGCAGAAGGCGATGCTCCAAGCCCTGCGGGACAGTGAGGAGCGGTTCCGTAGCATCATGGAGCAGTCCACATTCAGCATGATGATTCTGTCCCCCGAGGGCAAGGTGTTGTACGTCAATGACGCCTGCCTGAGACTGTGGGGCATATGCCGCGAACTCGCCAGTACGTACAATATCCTCACCGACCCGCAGCTTGAACAACTGGGCATGAATCCCGTGATTCGGCGGGCGATGGCCGGAGAGCAGGTAAGCCTTCCTGCCACGACCTACGACCTCAGCGCCACGCTCGGGGAAGGGGCACTGAGGACTGTTCAAGGAGATTTCTACCCAGCCCGCGACGCCGACGGGACTGTCCGCCACATCATTCTTATTCAGCAAGATGTCACGGAGCGTAAGCGGGCCGAGGAGGCATTACGGCTTAACGAAGCCCGGCTCGAGACGCTGATGGAACTGAACCAGAGGCGTTTCACGTCGTTGAACGAGATGGCCCAGTTTGCCATGGATGCGGCGGTTCGCCTGACGCAGAGCAGCCTCGGCTATATCGGGTTCGTCAACGAGGAGCAAACCGAGCTAACCTTGTATGCCTGGTCGCAGGCCGCCATGCAGGAGTGCCGGATCGAGGATAAGCCGTTGGTTTATCGGCTGGAGGCGACGGGCCTGTGGGGGGAGACATTCCGCCAACGCAAGCCGATCATCACTAATGACTATGCCGCGCCATCCCCCTGGAAACGGGGCTATCCCGAAGGACACGTCATACTTGTGCGGCACCTAGGCGTGCCGGTCCTGGATGGCGACCGCGTGGTGATGATGGTGGGGGTGGGCAACAAGGAGACGGACTACGATGAGGCCGATGTCCGTCAGCTCACGCTCCTGATGACCGGGATGTGGCAGATTTTGCAGCGCAAACAGGCAAAAAAGGCGCTTCACGAAAGGGAGGAACGCCTGCAGCAGCAGAACGCCGCCTTACTCAGGCTCATGTCCCGAGGCACCCTGTTTCAATCCGATTTGGACCAGGCGGTTGCCGAAATCATTGAGGCCAGTTCCGCCTTAATCAACACCGAGCGTGTCAGTGTCTGGCTGTACAACGAAGACTTCGCCGACATCCGTTGTATTGACCTGTACAGGCAGAGCGTCGGACGACACGCCTCTGGGGAAATGCTGCAATGCAAGGAGTTTCCTTCCTATACCGCTAGCCACAGAAAGGGTGAAGTCATCGCCGCGGTGGATGTTTACACCGATCCGCGCACCCAGGACATCCCTGCCGCCTATTATAAAGAACACGATATTCGCTCGTTGCTGGATGCGCCAGTTTGGCTGCACGATCGATTGGGGGGGCTCCTGAGTTTTGAGCATGTCGGCGAGCGGCGAGTATGGACACCTGAAGACGAGCGGTTGGCTAGCAACATGGCAGCACTCTTGACGCTTTGTTTTGAGACCGACGAACGGAAAAAGGCGCAGGCTGCCTTGCAGAAGAGCGAGTCGCAGCTCGCGAATGCAGTGAAGATCGCAAAACTTGGCCATTGGGAGCTGGATATTGCAAGCGGCGTATTCATTTTCACGGATAGTCTCTACGACATCTTGCACACCACGGCCAAAGATGTCGGCGGGTATCAGATGTCAATAACCGAATACGCCAAGCACTTCGTGCATCCCGAAGACGCATGGCGTGTTACAGAAGAGTTGCGCAAGTCCATAGAAACCGACGATCCAAATTTTGGCTGCCAATTAGAACATCGGGTGCTCTACGCCGATGGTGGCATCGGATACATAGCGGTACGTTACTTTGTCGTCAAAAATCATTATGGAAAAACGATCAAGACCTATGGCGTCAATCAAGATATCACCGAGCGCAAACTGGCAGAAATAGCCGCACAGGAAAGTGGACTGCGATACAGGTCGCTGTTCGAGGGGGCCGGTGATGCAATTTTTATCATGAAAGATGGCGTCATTATCGATTGCAACCAAAAAGCACTCGATATCCTTCAATGTGTGAGAGAAGATGTTGTCGGCCGAACACCTGAGGCTATATCGCCACCAAAGCAGCCTGATGGCCAACGTTCAGCGGAAAAAGCACAACAGTTGTTAGCGGAAGCCTTAAAGGAAAACAACCGGAAATTTGAATGGGTACTCTGCCGTCCTGATGGTAGTTCCTTTTATACTGAGGTGAGTTTGCGTTCCATAGATTTGTCGGGGGATTTAATTGTGCAGGCCATAGTCCGCGACATCAGTGAGAGGAAGAAAAGCGAGAAAATACTGCGGGAAAGCGAGTTTCGTTTTCGTTCATTTTTCAACACCAACCCGGAAGGTATTCTGCTTCTTGATTTCCAGGGGCGTATCCTCGATGCCAATAAAGCTTTCCTGCGAAAAAGTGGATATTCCCTGCCTGAATGTCGGATGACCAATTTCAAAGAATTCGTTCCAGAAAACGATCAAGGGAAAATCATTGAAGCTTTATTGAATCTCAGGTCAGGCCTCTCTCAGCAAAAGCCCCTTCAGTCCACCTATAAAGCTAAAGACGGCAGAATAGTGCCCGTGTCCTTCAGGGGCTGGTTGGTTGTCGATGAAGAGAGCAAACCGCTCTACTTGGGGGTATTCATAAAAGACCTGACCACAGAGAAGGCTTTGACCGCAGACAAAAACGCCCTTGAAAAACAGGTAATCCGTGCCCAGAAAAGTGAGGCTATTGGTACCCTTGCCGGCGGCATCGCCCATGACTTTAACAATATACTTGCAGGGATCATCGGCTACACCGAATTGGCTCTCTATCGGAATCCGGCCGCTCTTGACCCAAAAATCAAGGGGTACATCGAACGTGTTCTCGAGGGAGGCAATCGGGCAAAAAATCTTGTGCAGCAAATTCTTCGTTTCAGCAGAAACACCGATACAGTGATGGGGCCAATCAACCTCATCCCTTTGGTCAAGGAAACATTGCTTCTCCTCCAGTCTACATTGCCCAAAACGATAACCTTCGAGAAAAATATTGCGGCCGATCCTGATAAGATTCTTGGTGACTCGACCCAGATCCATCAGGTTGTCATGAATCTGGCGACAAACGCCTACCACGCCATGCGGGAAACCGGGGGCATTCTCACCGTGGCAATAACCAACATTACCCTGCTCTCGGCAAAGCAGTTCATGTCTATGACCATTCCCCCTGGCGAGTATATCAAGATTTCTATAGCCGATACGGGCTGCGGGATGTCTCCTGAAATAGTTGAAAGAATATTCGAGCCATATTTCACCACAAAGGGCGTCGATGAAGGCACTGGACTGGGTTTGGCTGTCGTGGCTGGCATTGTAAAAAGCCATAAAGGATTGATCGAGATCGAGACAACGCCAGGCAAGGGGTCGGTTTTCGATGTCTATTTTCCCAGTTTTCAAGGAGAAAACGCCGACAAAGAATTGCTCGATTCAACGTTTTCCTTGGGAAAGGGTGAAAAGATTCTGATTGTTGATGACGAAGCGT
Coding sequences within it:
- a CDS encoding PAS domain S-box protein, producing the protein MQQYPILTDFIHFDKLQSVLKKLCAFVKMGCCIVAPDGRILVEEGWECLCTEDRNGKQSTDSRQCIHRERFWAGNEETGFEKQVLVCKNGFTTLGAPIHIEGLHIASIVLGPFLQESSMHDLSEPLPALDQESNASPALSLSGVSQERIQRIIDHLDIFVELIAEMGRNQLVETRTGAALKKSEQRYRNLIDSLPQMVFETDREGRIVFVNQSAREILGLPEDILGQDIDITCFIPDNEHERLIDHCSRILNGEILPSIECVFRRGNGDLFPVLLYGQPIEENGGGVSGVRGVLFDMSAHRQTELELLQSQLRYKALFEKSQDALLLMEEGKIVDCNIKATELFHKSRGELVGFSLPLLADSLELTDQDQGAKNLDTLLCDNEPEANCMEWRFTLAGGEQIETEVEVNRVDLPGRTFIQITLHDITKRNQEKRRLETRESAWRALFQHAPFGIAVNRLADGVYLDVNPALVKQSGRSIAEILGKSSYDSLPQSQRPVAEEVAQILLEQGFTGIQETDVLKPDGSTRSVLYSAATFKSGDQVNVVSMVIDITERKEMERRLRQSEARMQSLYHAVPVGLAVLKDRIILSVNERLAEITGYPMDTLLGHSSRSLYFSDRDFEAVGKALYRAQDSRGRGYIETRFRHKDGSARYISLFAAPLEPDNPGEGAVVAVQDITEQKAMLQALRDSEERFRSIMEQSTFSMMILSPEGKVLYVNDACLRLWGICRELASTYNILTDPQLEQLGMNPVIRRAMAGEQVSLPATTYDLSATLGEGALRTVQGDFYPARDADGTVRHIILIQQDVTERKRAEEALRLNEARLETLMELNQRRFTSLNEMAQFAMDAAVRLTQSSLGYIGFVNEEQTELTLYAWSQAAMQECRIEDKPLVYRLEATGLWGETFRQRKPIITNDYAAPSPWKRGYPEGHVILVRHLGVPVLDGDRVVMMVGVGNKETDYDEADVRQLTLLMTGMWQILQRKQAKKALHEREERLQQQNAALLRLMSRGTLFQSDLDQAVAEIIEASSALINTERVSVWLYNEDFADIRCIDLYRQSVGRHASGEMLQCKEFPSYTASHRKGEVIAAVDVYTDPRTQDIPAAYYKEHDIRSLLDAPVWLHDRLGGLLSFEHVGERRVWTPEDERLASNMAALLTLCFETDERKKAQAALQKSESQLANAVKIAKLGHWELDIASGVFIFTDSLYDILHTTAKDVGGYQMSITEYAKHFVHPEDAWRVTEELRKSIETDDPNFGCQLEHRVLYADGGIGYIAVRYFVVKNHYGKTIKTYGVNQDITERKLAEIAAQESGLRYRSLFEGAGDAIFIMKDGVIIDCNQKALDILQCVREDVVGRTPEAISPPKQPDGQRSAEKAQQLLAEALKENNRKFEWVLCRPDGSSFYTEVSLRSIDLSGDLIVQAIVRDISERKKSEKILRESEFRFRSFFNTNPEGILLLDFQGRILDANKAFLRKSGYSLPECRMTNFKEFVPENDQGKIIEALLNLRSGLSQQKPLQSTYKAKDGRIVPVSFRGWLVVDEESKPLYLGVFIKDLTTEKALTADKNALEKQVIRAQKSEAIGTLAGGIAHDFNNILAGIIGYTELALYRNPAALDPKIKGYIERVLEGGNRAKNLVQQILRFSRNTDTVMGPINLIPLVKETLLLLQSTLPKTITFEKNIAADPDKILGDSTQIHQVVMNLATNAYHAMRETGGILTVAITNITLLSAKQFMSMTIPPGEYIKISIADTGCGMSPEIVERIFEPYFTTKGVDEGTGLGLAVVAGIVKSHKGLIEIETTPGKGSVFDVYFPSFQGENADKELLDSTFSLGKGEKILIVDDEAYFLEVVYENLKMLGYNVQSFQRSLEALEEIRNNPNQYDLLITDQTMPEMTGVQLIQEVRKVNASLPIILCTGFSEVVTEKSASYYGIDRFLMKPVNVNDMAKAVAEILSQ